A single window of Microbispora hainanensis DNA harbors:
- the shc gene encoding squalene--hopene cyclase, translated as MTGVTAGVATSAARAATALKAARDHLLGLQSPEGWWKGELQTNVTMDAEDLLLREFLGVRTAEETAEAARWIRSQQRLDGPRSGTWANFHEGPADLSTTIEAYVALRLAGDPPSAPHMRAAAAYVRGAGGIESARVFTRIWLAMFGQWRWEDLPVIPPEIMFLPPWCPLNVYDWACWARQTIVPLTIVTAHRPVRPLPFGLPELRTGRPAPRPPRTGWDAAFAALDRALHRYERHPVAGLRRAALRRAVEWVVARQEADGSWGGIQPPWVYSLIALHLSGYGIDHPVMRAGLAGLDRFTIREDGTRRLEACQSPVWDTALAMTALLDAGLPRDHPALARAGEWLLCEEIRGPGDWAVRRPGLAPGGWAFEFDNDGYPDVDDTAEVILALRRLRRPDARPALERGLRWMAGMACRDGGFAAFDADNTRELCLRLPFCDFGAVIDPPSADVTAHVVEALAAEGMARSPVVRRAVVWLLRAQEPDGSWFGRWGANHVYGTGAVLPALVAAGVRPQAPCVRRAVAWLEAHQHPCGGWGEDLRSYRDPAWIGRGEPTASQTAWALIGLLAAGERGPCVDRGVAWLADSQRPDGTWDEPYYTGTGFPGDFYINYHLYRLVFPLSALGRYLHAGEEPS; from the coding sequence ATGACCGGCGTCACCGCTGGGGTGGCCACCAGCGCCGCCCGCGCCGCGACCGCCCTGAAGGCGGCGCGCGATCACCTGCTGGGCCTGCAGTCACCCGAGGGCTGGTGGAAGGGCGAGCTTCAGACCAACGTGACCATGGACGCCGAAGACCTCCTGCTGCGCGAGTTCCTGGGCGTGCGGACCGCGGAGGAGACCGCCGAGGCCGCCCGGTGGATCAGGTCGCAGCAGCGCCTTGACGGCCCGCGTTCCGGCACGTGGGCGAACTTCCACGAGGGTCCCGCCGACCTGTCCACCACCATCGAGGCGTACGTCGCGCTGCGCCTCGCGGGCGACCCGCCCTCGGCCCCGCACATGCGCGCCGCGGCGGCGTACGTGCGAGGGGCGGGCGGCATCGAGTCGGCCCGGGTCTTCACCCGGATCTGGCTCGCCATGTTCGGGCAGTGGCGGTGGGAGGACCTGCCGGTCATCCCGCCGGAGATCATGTTCCTGCCGCCGTGGTGCCCGCTGAACGTGTACGACTGGGCGTGCTGGGCGCGGCAGACCATCGTCCCGCTCACGATCGTGACCGCGCACCGGCCGGTCAGGCCGCTGCCGTTCGGGCTGCCGGAGCTGCGTACGGGACGGCCCGCGCCGCGGCCCCCGCGTACGGGCTGGGACGCGGCGTTCGCGGCACTCGACCGCGCCCTGCACCGCTACGAACGGCATCCGGTCGCCGGGCTCCGCCGCGCCGCGCTGCGGCGGGCCGTCGAGTGGGTCGTGGCACGGCAGGAGGCCGACGGCTCGTGGGGCGGCATCCAGCCTCCCTGGGTCTACTCGCTGATCGCGCTGCACCTGAGCGGATACGGCATCGACCACCCCGTCATGCGGGCCGGCCTGGCCGGCCTGGACAGGTTCACCATCAGGGAGGACGGCACGCGCCGGCTTGAGGCGTGCCAGTCGCCGGTCTGGGACACCGCGCTCGCGATGACCGCCCTCCTCGACGCGGGCCTGCCCCGCGACCATCCCGCGCTGGCCCGGGCGGGCGAGTGGCTGCTGTGCGAGGAGATCAGGGGGCCGGGCGACTGGGCGGTGCGGCGTCCCGGTCTCGCGCCGGGCGGCTGGGCCTTCGAGTTCGACAACGACGGCTATCCCGACGTCGACGACACGGCCGAGGTCATCCTCGCGCTGCGCCGGTTGCGCCGGCCCGACGCCCGGCCGGCCCTGGAGCGGGGGCTGCGCTGGATGGCCGGGATGGCCTGCCGCGACGGCGGGTTCGCCGCCTTCGACGCCGACAACACCCGCGAGCTGTGCCTGCGGCTGCCGTTCTGCGACTTCGGCGCGGTCATCGACCCGCCGTCTGCCGACGTGACCGCGCACGTGGTCGAGGCGCTCGCGGCCGAGGGGATGGCCCGCTCCCCCGTCGTACGGCGGGCGGTGGTGTGGCTGCTGCGGGCGCAGGAGCCCGACGGCTCGTGGTTCGGCCGGTGGGGGGCCAACCACGTGTACGGCACGGGGGCGGTGCTGCCCGCCCTCGTCGCGGCCGGGGTGCGGCCGCAGGCCCCCTGCGTACGGCGGGCCGTGGCGTGGCTGGAGGCGCACCAGCACCCCTGCGGCGGCTGGGGCGAGGACCTGCGCTCCTACCGCGACCCCGCGTGGATCGGGCGGGGCGAGCCGACCGCCTCGCAGACGGCGTGGGCCCTCATCGGCCTGCTCGCGGCCGGGGAGCGGGGCCCGTGCGTGGACCGGGGCGT
- the hpnE gene encoding hydroxysqualene dehydroxylase HpnE: MNGPRDVAPVAVVGGGLAGITAALALAEAGWPVTLYEARPRLGGATHSFARGGLTADNGQHVFLRCCTAYRGLLDRLGGTGRVRLQERFDVRVLTPHGGRGRLRRAALPGPFHLLPALAGYRLLSPADRLRAVRGALALRGLDPAEPALDRAALGGWLADNGQREAVRRALWDLFAVAALNIPADEAALGPAAMVFRTALLGRADAADIGVPSVPLGELHGGAALSAITRLGGQVRLAAKVDRVLPGPAIRVGGARVGASAVVVATPHGQAARLVPAEAAPDRDAWAGLGASPIVNVHVVYDRPVMRLPFAAVVGSPVQWIFDRTASGGLTRGQYLTVSVSAARHWIEVPTAAMREVFLPELERLLPAARTARVVDLFITRERRATFRQVPGSGGLRPGAATRWPGLFLAGAWTDTGWPDTMEGAVRSGLQAARLARRHLEREHTR; the protein is encoded by the coding sequence ATGAACGGCCCGAGGGACGTCGCGCCCGTCGCGGTGGTGGGCGGCGGCCTCGCCGGCATCACCGCGGCCCTCGCGCTCGCGGAGGCCGGATGGCCGGTGACGCTCTACGAGGCGAGGCCCCGGCTCGGCGGGGCCACCCACTCCTTCGCCCGGGGCGGCCTGACGGCCGACAACGGGCAGCACGTCTTCCTGCGCTGCTGCACCGCCTACCGGGGGCTGCTCGACCGGCTGGGCGGCACCGGGCGGGTGCGCCTGCAGGAACGCTTCGACGTACGCGTGCTCACCCCGCACGGCGGTCGGGGACGGCTGCGCCGGGCCGCGCTGCCCGGGCCGTTCCACCTGCTGCCCGCGCTCGCGGGCTACCGCCTGCTGTCCCCCGCCGACCGGCTGCGCGCGGTGCGCGGCGCGCTCGCGCTGCGCGGGCTCGACCCGGCGGAGCCCGCCCTCGACCGGGCCGCGCTCGGCGGCTGGCTGGCCGACAACGGCCAGCGGGAGGCCGTGCGGCGGGCGCTGTGGGACCTGTTCGCGGTGGCCGCGCTCAACATCCCGGCCGACGAGGCGGCGCTGGGACCGGCGGCGATGGTCTTCAGGACGGCTCTGCTCGGCCGCGCCGACGCCGCCGACATCGGCGTGCCGTCGGTGCCGCTCGGCGAGCTGCACGGCGGTGCCGCACTGTCCGCGATCACCCGGCTGGGCGGGCAGGTGCGGCTGGCGGCGAAGGTCGACAGGGTCCTGCCGGGGCCGGCGATCCGCGTGGGCGGCGCGCGCGTCGGCGCGTCGGCCGTCGTCGTCGCCACCCCGCACGGCCAGGCCGCACGGCTCGTGCCCGCGGAGGCCGCGCCGGACCGGGACGCCTGGGCGGGCCTCGGGGCGAGCCCCATCGTCAACGTGCACGTCGTCTACGACCGGCCCGTCATGCGGCTGCCGTTCGCCGCCGTCGTCGGCTCGCCGGTGCAGTGGATCTTCGACAGGACCGCCTCGGGCGGCCTCACCCGGGGCCAGTATCTGACGGTCTCGGTGTCGGCGGCGCGGCACTGGATCGAGGTGCCCACGGCCGCGATGCGCGAGGTGTTCCTGCCCGAGCTGGAGCGGCTGCTCCCCGCCGCCCGTACGGCGAGGGTCGTGGACCTGTTCATCACCAGGGAGCGGCGGGCGACCTTCCGGCAGGTCCCGGGCAGCGGGGGGCTGCGCCCCGGCGCGGCCACCCGGTGGCCCGGGCTGTTCCTCGCCGGCGCGTGGACCGACACGGGCTGGCCCGACACGATGGAGGGAGCCGTGCGCAGCGGTCTCCAGGCGGCCCGCCTCGCCAGGCGGCATCTCGAACGGGAGCACACCCGATGA
- a CDS encoding phytoene/squalene synthase family protein yields the protein MPAAVPVPVAYRYCERVVRTRARNFAYGIRLLAPPKRRALSALYAFARRIDDIGDAAGPVDARLSALEQARAGLRAAHPDPADPVLVALRDTATRFPVPLEAFEELIDGCADDVAGACYQSYEDLVGYCREVAGSIGRLSLGVFGLASGVASGDRALRRAARLADSLGVALQLTNVLRDLREDRCAGRVYLPADDLRRFGCTLDLDASGAFTDPPERLARLVRYEAGRALGWYAEGMHLVPLLDRRSAACTAAMAGIYRRLLARIAADPGQALAGRVSLTPWAKAMVAARAITGAAR from the coding sequence ATGCCGGCAGCGGTGCCCGTTCCCGTCGCCTACCGGTACTGCGAGCGCGTCGTCCGCACCCGCGCGCGCAACTTCGCCTACGGCATCCGCCTGCTCGCCCCGCCCAAACGCCGTGCGCTCAGCGCGCTCTACGCCTTCGCCCGGCGGATCGACGACATCGGCGACGCGGCCGGGCCGGTGGACGCGCGGCTGTCGGCGCTGGAGCAGGCCCGCGCGGGCCTGCGGGCCGCGCACCCGGATCCCGCCGACCCCGTCCTGGTGGCGCTGCGCGACACCGCCACGCGTTTCCCCGTCCCGCTTGAGGCGTTCGAGGAGCTGATCGACGGATGCGCCGACGACGTCGCGGGCGCGTGCTACCAGTCGTACGAGGACCTGGTCGGCTACTGCCGGGAGGTCGCCGGGTCGATCGGTCGGCTGTCCCTCGGCGTATTCGGCCTCGCCTCCGGGGTGGCGAGCGGTGACCGCGCTCTGCGGCGTGCGGCGCGGCTGGCCGACTCCCTGGGGGTGGCGCTCCAGCTCACCAACGTGCTCAGGGACCTGCGCGAGGACCGCTGCGCGGGCCGGGTATATCTGCCCGCCGACGACCTGCGCAGGTTCGGCTGCACGCTCGACCTGGACGCGTCGGGGGCGTTCACCGATCCGCCCGAGCGGCTGGCGCGTCTCGTCCGCTACGAGGCCGGCCGGGCGCTCGGCTGGTACGCCGAGGGGATGCACCTGGTCCCGCTGCTCGACCGGCGCAGCGCGGCCTGCACGGCGGCGATGGCGGGCATCTACCGGCGGCTGCTCGCGCGCATCGCCGCCGACCCCGGCCAGGCGCTGGCCGGGCGCGTGTCGCTCACCCCGTGGGCGAAGGCGATGGTCGCGGCGCGCGCGATCACGGGAGCGGCCAGATGA
- the hpnC gene encoding squalene synthase HpnC, translating into MSAADVRDAAHRENFPVASRLLPRAYRRDLMAVYGFARYVDDVGDEGDPAERPALLDEVEADLGRLYSGGSPRLPAVRALGPLVAGRGVPRTPFLHLVEANRRDQTVRRYDTFAQLLGYCELSANPVGRIVLHVFGVATPERARLSDRICSALQVIEHCQDVGEDHARGRVYLPGEDLRRFGCREADLDAPRTSPRLRRAVALQARRAATLLDEGMPLLETLSGFARTAVAGYVAGGRAALAALERGRHDVLGGAVRARRRAVLSEWVRVLKEVNGDGSRRDS; encoded by the coding sequence ATGTCCGCAGCGGACGTACGCGACGCCGCGCACCGGGAGAACTTCCCGGTGGCCTCCCGCCTGCTCCCGCGCGCGTACCGCCGCGACCTGATGGCGGTGTACGGCTTCGCCCGATATGTGGATGACGTCGGCGACGAGGGTGACCCCGCCGAGCGGCCCGCCCTGCTCGACGAGGTGGAGGCCGACCTCGGCCGCCTGTACTCCGGAGGGAGCCCGCGGCTGCCCGCCGTACGCGCACTGGGGCCGCTGGTCGCCGGGCGGGGCGTGCCGCGAACGCCCTTCCTCCACCTCGTGGAGGCCAACCGGCGCGACCAGACGGTGCGGCGCTACGACACCTTCGCGCAGTTGCTGGGCTACTGCGAGCTGTCGGCCAACCCGGTCGGGCGGATCGTCCTGCACGTCTTCGGCGTGGCCACCCCGGAGCGGGCGCGGCTGTCGGACCGCATCTGCTCGGCGCTTCAGGTGATCGAGCACTGCCAGGACGTGGGCGAGGACCACGCCCGCGGCCGCGTCTATCTCCCCGGCGAGGACCTGCGCAGGTTCGGCTGCCGCGAGGCCGACCTGGACGCGCCGCGCACCTCCCCGCGGCTGCGCCGGGCCGTGGCGCTGCAGGCCCGCCGCGCCGCCACCCTGCTGGACGAGGGCATGCCGCTGCTGGAGACGCTGAGCGGGTTCGCCCGCACCGCGGTCGCCGGGTACGTCGCGGGCGGCCGGGCGGCGCTCGCGGCGCTGGAGCGGGGCCGGCACGACGTCCTCGGCGGGGCGGTCCGCGCGCGCCGCCGCGCGGTGCTGAGCGAGTGGGTGCGCGTGCTGAAGGAGGTGAACGGTGACGGTTCCCGGCGCGATTCCTGA
- a CDS encoding polysaccharide deacetylase family protein — translation MRPHALVVAGLALLHAGPGAAWLPAVRRLLPSLAGEGDPGHVALTFDDGPDPRSTPLFLDELDRLGCRATFFVLGEMLDRHPELGRSIARAGHEVAVHGWRHDNALLTRPGRVAAEMGRAARLVAAVTGTRPSWYRPPYGVLSAEALVAARWHGLRPVLWTAWGEDWTRRATPGSVLRTLEPGLRGGATLLLHDCDHTSAPGSWRSALGALAGAVARCRAAGLRVGPLGAHGVGVPGGGARPHRLPAPASFYLRPEA, via the coding sequence ATGAGACCTCACGCGCTGGTCGTCGCCGGGCTGGCCCTGCTCCACGCCGGGCCGGGGGCCGCCTGGCTGCCCGCGGTCCGCCGCCTGCTGCCGTCGCTCGCGGGCGAGGGCGATCCCGGGCATGTCGCGCTGACCTTCGACGACGGGCCCGACCCGCGGTCGACCCCGCTGTTCCTCGACGAGCTCGACCGGCTCGGATGCCGGGCGACCTTCTTCGTCCTCGGCGAGATGCTCGACCGCCATCCGGAGCTCGGGCGGAGCATCGCGCGGGCCGGGCACGAGGTGGCCGTGCACGGCTGGCGGCACGACAACGCCCTGCTCACCCGGCCAGGCCGGGTCGCGGCCGAGATGGGCAGGGCCGCGCGCCTCGTCGCCGCCGTCACCGGCACACGCCCGTCGTGGTACCGCCCGCCGTACGGCGTGCTGAGCGCCGAGGCGCTGGTCGCGGCGCGATGGCACGGCCTGCGGCCGGTGCTGTGGACGGCCTGGGGCGAGGACTGGACGCGCCGGGCCACGCCCGGCTCGGTGCTGCGCACCTTGGAGCCCGGCCTGCGCGGCGGGGCGACGCTGCTGCTGCACGACTGCGACCACACCTCCGCCCCGGGTTCCTGGCGCTCGGCGCTGGGCGCGCTCGCCGGCGCGGTCGCGCGCTGCCGCGCCGCCGGACTGCGTGTCGGACCGCTCGGCGCCCACGGCGTGGGTGTACCCGGCGGCGGCGCGCGGCCCCACCGGCTGCCTGCGCCGGCAAGCTTTTACCTGCGGCCGGAAGCATAA
- a CDS encoding MGDG synthase family glycosyltransferase: MRDVASMSGRALIVSASMGAGHDAVAAELARRLAAAGMHAEVVDVLALLPLRLGALLRWWYRAVMLRSPWLYALVYRVFFVSRRAPSTSPLTIVAAAGLARAVRRVRPSLVVPVFHVAAQAAGHLRERGRLAVPSVVVLTDFAVHRLWLHPGNDRYLCPDTSTALAVTAAVGRPAFRCAPIVRPEFACAGAPADARARIGLRDGDRIVLVCAGSWGVGRVAATARLLARSGRYIPVVLCGRNERLRRRLDRLLGRAGIALGWRDDLAGLLASAYALVDNAGGLTCREAFAAGVPVVTHRPIAGHGRDGVLAMARAGVSVHARRRADLLRALDRLEPGLPGRAALIARAAVLFTTAPAESLLLPDLLPLRDDEPRPCEPAP; this comes from the coding sequence ATGAGGGACGTCGCGAGCATGAGCGGCAGGGCTTTGATCGTCAGCGCCTCTATGGGCGCGGGCCACGACGCCGTGGCCGCCGAACTGGCCCGCCGCCTGGCCGCCGCCGGCATGCACGCGGAGGTCGTGGACGTGCTCGCCCTGCTGCCGCTGCGGCTGGGCGCGCTCCTGCGCTGGTGGTATCGCGCGGTCATGCTGCGGTCGCCGTGGCTGTACGCGCTGGTCTACCGCGTGTTCTTCGTCTCCCGCCGGGCCCCCTCCACCTCGCCGCTGACGATCGTGGCCGCGGCCGGGCTGGCCCGTGCGGTGCGCCGCGTGCGGCCCTCCCTGGTGGTGCCGGTCTTCCACGTGGCCGCGCAGGCCGCCGGGCACCTGCGCGAGCGGGGACGGCTGGCCGTGCCGAGCGTGGTCGTGCTGACCGACTTCGCCGTGCACCGCCTCTGGCTGCACCCCGGCAACGACCGCTACCTGTGTCCGGACACGTCCACTGCCCTCGCGGTGACGGCCGCCGTCGGCCGGCCGGCCTTCCGCTGTGCCCCGATCGTCCGTCCGGAATTCGCGTGCGCCGGTGCGCCGGCGGACGCGCGGGCCCGCATCGGCCTGCGCGACGGCGACCGGATCGTGCTCGTCTGCGCGGGGTCCTGGGGAGTCGGCAGGGTCGCGGCGACCGCCCGGCTCCTGGCCCGCTCGGGCCGCTACATTCCCGTCGTGCTGTGCGGGCGCAACGAGCGGCTGCGCCGCCGCCTCGACCGCCTGCTGGGCCGTGCGGGGATCGCCCTCGGCTGGCGGGACGACCTGGCCGGCCTGCTCGCCTCCGCGTACGCGCTGGTGGACAACGCGGGCGGGCTGACCTGCCGGGAGGCGTTCGCGGCGGGAGTGCCGGTCGTCACCCACCGGCCCATCGCCGGGCACGGCAGGGACGGCGTGCTCGCGATGGCGCGGGCCGGGGTCAGCGTCCACGCGCGCCGCCGTGCCGACCTGCTGCGGGCGCTCGACCGGCTCGAACCCGGCCTGCCCGGGCGGGCCGCGCTCATCGCGCGGGCGGCCGTCCTGTTCACCACGGCGCCGGCCGAGTCCCTTCTTCTCCCGGACCTCCTCCCGCTCCGCGATGATGAGCCCCGGCCATGCGAGCCTGCTCCCTGA
- a CDS encoding DMT family transporter — MIAVVLALLAAAANAVASVLQRRAARSAPADEAFRIGLMWDLMRRPTWLGGIAALIAGFLLQAAALTTGGLALVQPLLVAELPITMLVAGWMFRACVTPQTWLAVGALTVGLAGFLVSASPTPGDRLPGMLTWVVSAGVTAGLLACCVAAAIACGGPARAVLLGVAAGLGFAYTAVLMKRTVEELPAGLRTLAGSWSLWAMVAAGLCSLFLLQNALHSGPLVAVQPALTVTDPVASTAYGVAMFGEDIRTGPWVLPELTGMALILYGSVLLSKYAPLREQARMAGAHHRGAGGGPGEEGTRPAPW; from the coding sequence ATGATCGCTGTAGTCCTGGCCTTGCTCGCCGCGGCGGCCAACGCCGTCGCGTCCGTGCTGCAGCGCCGGGCCGCCCGCAGCGCCCCGGCCGACGAGGCGTTCCGGATCGGCCTGATGTGGGACCTCATGCGGCGGCCCACCTGGCTGGGCGGCATCGCCGCGCTCATCGCGGGCTTCCTGCTGCAAGCGGCCGCGCTGACGACCGGCGGGCTCGCGCTCGTCCAGCCCCTGCTGGTCGCGGAACTGCCGATAACGATGCTCGTCGCGGGCTGGATGTTCCGGGCTTGCGTCACTCCCCAGACGTGGCTGGCGGTCGGCGCGCTGACGGTGGGACTGGCCGGGTTCCTCGTTTCGGCGTCGCCCACTCCCGGTGACCGGCTCCCCGGCATGCTGACCTGGGTCGTCTCGGCGGGTGTGACCGCCGGGCTGCTCGCCTGCTGCGTGGCCGCCGCGATCGCCTGTGGCGGGCCCGCCCGCGCGGTGCTGCTCGGGGTCGCCGCCGGGCTCGGCTTCGCCTACACCGCCGTGCTCATGAAGCGGACGGTGGAGGAGTTGCCGGCGGGCCTGCGGACGCTCGCCGGCTCCTGGTCGCTGTGGGCCATGGTGGCGGCCGGTCTGTGCAGCCTGTTCCTGCTGCAGAACGCCCTGCACAGCGGTCCGCTCGTCGCCGTGCAGCCCGCGCTGACCGTGACCGACCCCGTGGCGAGCACGGCGTACGGCGTGGCGATGTTCGGCGAGGACATCCGCACCGGTCCGTGGGTGCTGCCCGAGCTGACCGGCATGGCCCTCATCCTGTACGGCAGCGTGCTGCTGTCGAAATACGCCCCGCTCAGGGAGCAGGCTCGCATGGCCGGGGCTCATCATCGCGGAGCGGGAGGAGGTCCGGGAGAAGAAGGGACTCGGCCGGCGCCGTGGTGA
- a CDS encoding SPW repeat protein yields the protein MSELRQTYDRAGSTAPAQVLEGLAFLAGLYLALSPWIVGFFGFRGMTVNNLITGLVISALALGLASAFGRTYGMGWLLPLLGVWAIISPFVLRAGREATATTIWNNVAIGIVTVALGAATLAMAQAYRRHERGEHSGRRLGNW from the coding sequence GTGAGCGAGCTACGCCAGACGTACGATCGGGCGGGCTCGACGGCCCCCGCCCAGGTGCTGGAGGGGCTAGCCTTCCTGGCCGGCCTGTATCTGGCCCTATCGCCATGGATCGTCGGGTTCTTCGGATTCCGGGGCATGACCGTCAACAACCTCATCACCGGCCTCGTGATCAGCGCCCTCGCCCTGGGGCTCGCGTCCGCCTTCGGGCGCACCTACGGCATGGGCTGGCTTCTCCCGCTGCTCGGCGTGTGGGCGATCATCTCGCCGTTTGTGCTGCGCGCGGGACGTGAGGCCACCGCGACGACCATATGGAACAACGTCGCGATCGGCATCGTGACCGTGGCGCTGGGAGCCGCCACGCTGGCGATGGCGCAGGCGTACCGCCGGCACGAGCGTGGCGAGCACAGCGGCCGCAGGCTCGGGAACTGGTGA
- a CDS encoding LysR family transcriptional regulator codes for MLSSHRLKVLLEVFRTGSIAGAAKSLRLSPSAVSHQLARLEEEAGVGLVERAAHSLRLTAAGRRLAGRAQEVLDLIECAEKDLLAQARADAGQLRIGFFASAGYRLLPMALSSFTARHPGVELDLVLGQPHELLPDVERGELDVLVVFEHALDPWKAPKGVEVVHLFDEPQLLVMPLGHPAGHRPRVRLTDLADEPWITTFGTETPVSVLERAGALEGMTPTIRCRSDHYEVTLGLVRAGLGVALVPSLGVQGAAGIQVCQVDGPRLYRRVGAALRPTNPNPALRAFVDYLRDASARLSVTLR; via the coding sequence ATGCTCAGCAGTCACCGCCTCAAGGTGCTCCTGGAGGTCTTCAGGACCGGGAGCATCGCCGGAGCCGCCAAGTCCCTGCGGCTGTCGCCCTCCGCCGTCTCGCACCAGCTCGCCCGGCTGGAGGAGGAGGCGGGGGTCGGGCTGGTGGAGCGGGCCGCGCACAGCCTGCGGCTGACCGCGGCGGGGCGTCGCCTCGCGGGGCGGGCGCAGGAGGTGCTCGACCTCATCGAATGCGCCGAAAAAGACCTGCTCGCGCAGGCGCGGGCGGACGCGGGGCAGCTGCGCATCGGGTTCTTCGCCTCGGCCGGCTATCGCCTGCTGCCGATGGCGTTGTCGTCCTTCACCGCGCGCCACCCGGGCGTCGAGCTCGATCTGGTGCTCGGGCAGCCCCACGAGCTGCTGCCCGACGTGGAACGCGGCGAGCTCGACGTGCTGGTCGTGTTCGAGCACGCCCTGGATCCGTGGAAGGCGCCGAAGGGCGTCGAGGTCGTCCACCTGTTCGACGAGCCGCAGCTCCTCGTCATGCCGCTCGGCCATCCGGCGGGGCACCGGCCCCGAGTGCGGCTGACCGACCTGGCCGACGAGCCGTGGATCACGACGTTCGGCACCGAGACCCCGGTGTCGGTGCTGGAGCGGGCCGGCGCGCTGGAGGGGATGACGCCCACCATCCGCTGCCGCAGCGACCACTACGAGGTGACGCTCGGCCTGGTGCGGGCCGGGCTCGGCGTGGCCCTCGTGCCGAGCCTCGGCGTGCAGGGCGCGGCGGGCATCCAGGTGTGCCAGGTGGACGGGCCCAGGCTCTACCGGCGGGTGGGCGCCGCGCTGCGCCCCACCAACCCCAATCCCGCGCTGCGCGCGTTCGTCGACTACCTCAGGGACGCCTCGGCCCGCCTCAGCGTGACCCTCCGGTAG
- a CDS encoding serine hydrolase, translated as MTGDVTHGAGRGPLEEAAAACPGTLAVCVPGTLALNDDVVLPLASTGKVLLLAALAQDVAAGVVDPGERVRLLDEDYAGGSGLLTGLSARDWTAGDLALLTAAVSDNTATNALLRRLGLGRVDAAAAALGLAVTRIHDRIREPRLPEHPPSFATGTARELAGLMRSLACGRQPWQRLLLGWMAHNTDRALVPALLPHEPEDRELPAVLPYAAGVWVANKTGTDAGTRADVGVMAGVRWEGYAVLAHGPAGREHGLVEAVRRAGLAIAATVLPPGNRPGDQAG; from the coding sequence GTGACCGGCGACGTGACGCATGGGGCCGGACGCGGCCCGCTGGAGGAGGCGGCGGCCGCCTGCCCGGGCACGCTGGCCGTCTGCGTCCCCGGGACGCTCGCCCTGAACGACGACGTGGTGCTGCCGCTGGCCAGTACCGGGAAGGTGCTGCTGCTCGCGGCGCTCGCGCAGGACGTGGCGGCGGGCGTCGTGGACCCCGGCGAGCGCGTGAGGCTGCTCGACGAGGACTACGCGGGCGGGTCGGGCCTGCTGACCGGCCTGTCGGCGCGCGACTGGACGGCCGGCGACCTCGCGCTTCTCACCGCCGCCGTCAGCGACAACACCGCGACCAACGCGCTGCTGCGGCGGCTGGGGCTCGGCCGGGTGGACGCGGCCGCCGCCGCGCTCGGGCTTGCCGTGACCCGGATCCACGACAGGATCCGCGAGCCCCGGCTCCCGGAGCATCCGCCCTCCTTCGCCACGGGGACGGCGCGCGAGCTGGCGGGCCTGATGCGGTCGCTGGCATGCGGGCGCCAGCCGTGGCAGCGGCTGCTGCTCGGCTGGATGGCGCACAACACCGACCGCGCGCTGGTGCCCGCGCTGCTCCCGCACGAGCCCGAGGACCGCGAGCTCCCGGCGGTCCTGCCGTACGCCGCGGGGGTCTGGGTGGCGAACAAGACCGGCACGGACGCCGGGACGCGGGCCGACGTGGGCGTCATGGCCGGGGTGCGGTGGGAGGGCTACGCCGTGCTCGCGCACGGTCCTGCGGGCCGTGAGCACGGCCTGGTCGAGGCGGTCCGGCGGGCGGGCCTCGCCATCGCGGCCACCGTCCTGCCCCCGGGTAACAGGCCGGGTGATCAGGCCGGGTGA